A genome region from Fusarium musae strain F31 chromosome 5, whole genome shotgun sequence includes the following:
- a CDS encoding hypothetical protein (EggNog:ENOG41), whose translation MAADEAPNLNLSPEEKRTYGQLFRQADSDSVGVVVGEIAVRFFHKTGLDSRILGEIWQIADKENRGFLTPAGFGIALRLIGHAQAGREPTPEIALQQAPLPRFDGIAPQVTGAGGIPPPPPVPVSSPPPPAALQAQSTGGPIRIPPLTPEKVAQYSGLFERQPLQGGQLPGDQARTIFEKSGLPNEALGRIWQLADTEQRGALVLTEFIIAMHLLTSMKTGALRSLPSVLPAGLYEAASRRGPASRQSSTGPGISAIPRQLSGTAQVRTNSPLGRPPMSPQQGGASDWAVTPADKARFDQIYADLDKGNKGYITGEEAVTFFSQSNLPEDSLAQIWDLADTKSQGQLSRDEFAVAMYLIRQQRSGRSVPLPTTLPPNLVPPSMRTQIRPQTATSAFDPPPPPVVQAPPPAPKSALDDLFGLESGTSSPAPPPPAQAPMSTGGSNANDPFAGGSALTPTSPVKPSLTGTGGSSFKPFVPSSSFGRGLTQQPTGGSAGSGQKLPAPSASEDLLSDNDEASKNISGETTELANLSNQISSLSKQTQDVQAKRNTTQNELNQATSQKQNFEQRLAQLRTLYEKEAQDTRALEEQLSNARKETAKLQSECMALEGTYRDTQTQHQQVLAALQADQQENTNLRERIRVVNGEIAQLKPQIEKLKSDARQQKGLVAINKKQLSTTEGERDKLKGEAEELTKSIEDLRLANTGSPASASAQIASPAASTSSANNPFFRRTASTDIMGAFASPPPTKNVSDKSFDDLFGPSFPPSASATPPPPPQTLFKPQHTGASTASAGSYSTPPAASSPKMSRQATLAAEPPAPPESRQISSSFLPFPDHTESLSSSRQVSPPASRADDPLHGSATPVPGDLKAADSPAGVPVAFPGDELDKSDVKDVASASDDTTRDTVKEEAPKATESADPFGGSDEAKAKADFENAFAAFTTAKNHTKPSPEANKSSTFDSEFPPISELERDDEEESDSSSDNGGFDDNFTPASPPAKPFGEKANVGESPEVTHAVPASTSPQPVQGATPPLKPKAPSTEQPSSPATVTEATAQKSSVDDIFGAAATGTAPASQQPAPSNPPQTKGGFDDLDSDFEGLEDAKEGSADEDFANISRSGLDDFNPVFDSSPPGSQTKTESTAFGNESFDFISHSSTGAAQPAVGTNQQKAPEAHDWDAIFSGLDSPGATAAQPASTEKPAGAESHPGQQALNRTLSTESEHDDPILKSLTSMGYKRHEALDALEKYDYDLDKVS comes from the exons ATGGCGGCTGATGAAG CGCCAAACCTGAACCTCTCCcctgaggagaagcgaaCCTATGGACAACTCTTCCGACAGGCCGACTCAGATAGCGTTGGTGTCGTCGTCGGTGAAATTGCTGTCAGGTTCTTCCACAAGACAGGTTTAGACTCCCGTATTCTTGGCGAG ATCTGGCAGATCGCGGATAAGGAGAACCGAGGTTTCCTAACACCAGCTGGCTTTGGTATCGCCTTACGACTCATCGGACACGCACAAGCCGGCCGCGAGCCCACACCCGAGATCGCCCTCCAACAAGCTCCCCTTCCTCGCTTCGATGGCATCGCTCCTCAAGTTACAGGTGCCGGTGGTattcctccgcctccgcctgtTCCCGTCAGCTCGCCGCCTCCCCCGGCCGCTCTTCAAGCCCAGAGCACCGGCGGGCCGATCCGCATCCCACCCCTGACTCCTGAGAAGGTCGCTCAATATAGTGGTTTATTCGAACGTCAACCTCTCCAAGGCGGCCAGCTTCCAGGCGACCAGGCCAGAACCATCTTCGAGAAGTCCGGCCTACCCAATGAAGCACTAGGAAGAATATGGCAGCTTGCCGACACCGAGCAGCGTGGTGCTCTTGTTCTGACAGAGTTCATTATCGCTATGCACCTTCTTACCTCCATGAAGACAGGAGCTCTCCGATCTCTCCCTAGCGTCCTCCCCGCTGGTCTTTACGAGGCTGCCTCACGCCGTGGTCCTGCCTCGCGTCAATCTTCGACTGGTCCTGGCATCTCAGCCATTCCTCGACAACTTAGTGGAACAGCCCAGGTTCGCACAAACAGCCCTCTCGGTCGTCCTCCCATGTCTCCTCAACAGGGTGGTGCTAGCGACTGGGCCGTGACACCTGCCGACAAGGCTCGATTCGATCAAATTTACGCCGACCTTGACAAGGGGAACAAGGGATATATCACTGGAGAGGAGGCTGTCACTTTCTTTAGCCAGTCCAACCTTCCCGAGGACTCCTTAGCCCAGATTTGGGATCTTGCCGACACAAAATCTCAGGGTCAGCTTTCGCGAGACGAGTTTGCGGTTGCTATGTACTTGATTAGACAGCAGAGAAGCGGCCGTTCTGTCCCTCTACCAACTACTCTACCACCCAATTTGGTCCCCCCCAGCATGCGCACCCAGATTCGACCACAGACTGCTACATCCGCCTTTGAtccacctcctccacctgttgtacaagctcctcctcccgCTCCTAAGTCGGCTTTGGATGATTTGTTCGGCCTTGAATCAGGCACTTCCAGCCCTGCACCCCCTCCCCCTGCTCAGGCCCCAATGTCAACAGGGGGTTCCAATGCCAACGATCCTTTCGCTGGTGGCTCTGCACTCACACCTACCTCTCCCGTTAAGCCATCTCTTACAGGAACCGGTGGTTCAAGCTTTAAGCCATTTGTACCATCATCCTCATTTGGTAGAGGCTTGACGCAACAGCCTACTGGTGGTTCAGCTGGTTCTGGCCAGAAGCTTCCGGCACCTTCTGCGTCCGAGGACTTGTTGTCAGATAACGATGAGGCTAGCAAGAACATCTCAGGGGAAACCACTGAGCTTGCAAACCTTTCTAACCAGATCTCGTCTCTCTCCAAGCAAACCCAAGATGTGCAGGCCAAGAGGAATACCACTCAAAATGAACTGAACCAGGCCACGTCTCAGAAGCAAAACTTCGAGCAGCGACTGGCCCAACTGCGTACCCTTTATGAGAAGGAGGCGCAAGATACTCGTGCCCTTGAGGAGCAACTCAGCAATGCACGGAAGGAGACTGCCAAACTTCAGTCTGAATGCATGGCGCTTGAAGGAACTTACCGTGATACTCAGACGCAGCATCAGCAAGTATTGGCAGCTCTTCAGGCGGACcaacaagaaaacaccaatcTCCGAGAACGGATTCGTGTAGTCAATGGAGAGATTGCGCAGCTCAAGCCTCAGATTGAAAAGCTCAAGTCTGATGCTCGCCAGCAGAAGGGACTGgtcgccatcaacaagaaACAGCTGTCCACTACAGAGGGCGAGCGTGATAAGCTAAAGGGAGAGGCGGAGGAGCTCACCAAGAGCATTGAGGATCTTCGGCTGGCAAACACTGGCTCGCCAGCATCTGCTTCGGCTCAAATTGCAAGCCCAGCTGCCTCGACCTCCAGCGCCAACAACCCCTTCTTCCGCCGTACCGCAAGCACTGATATTATGGGTGCatttgcttctcctcctcctacTAAGAATGTTTCCGATAAGTCTTTCGACGACCTCTTCGGTCCCTCATTTCCACCCAGCGCCTCGGccactcctccaccacctccacaGACCTTGTTCAAGCCCCAGCATACTGGTGCCTCGACCGCTAGCGCCGGTTCATACAGTACCCCTCCTGCCGCGAGCTCTCCTAAGATGAGTCGCCAGGCAACCCTTGCCGCTGAACCCCCTGCTCCCCCGGAGTCAAGGCAGATCAGTTCCAGCTTCTTGCCTTTCCCTGACCATACTGAGTCGCTCTCATCCTCTCGCCAAGTGTCACCCCCTGCTTCACGGGCCGATGACCCTCTCCATGGTTCAGCTACTCCTGTTCCCGGTGACCTGAAGGCTGCTGATAGCCCCGCCGGTGTTCCTGTTGCTTTCCCTGGCGACGAGCTTGACAAGTCCGATGTCAAGGACGtagcctctgcctctgacGATACTACCCGTGATACTGTAAAGGAGGAAGCACCAAAAGCAACCGAGTCTGCAGACCCATTTGGTGGTAGCGATGAGGCTAAGGCCAAGGCCGACTTCGAGAATGCATTTGCTGCATTCACCACTGCTAAGAACCATACCAAGCCTTCCCCTGAAGCGAACAAGTCGTCTACTTTTGATTCGGAATTCCCTCCCATTTCTGAGCTTGAgcgtgatgatgaggaggagtctGACTCAAGTAGTGACAACGGAGGCTTTGATGATAACTTCACACCTGCGTCACCACCCGCTAAGCCTTTTGGCGAGAAGGCAAACGTGGGAGAGTCACCTGAAGTTACTCACGCAGTCCCTGCCAGCACTTCACCACAGCCAGTTCAGGGAGCCACCCCTCCCTTAAAACCCAAGGCGCCCAG CACCGAGCAGCCTTCGTCTCCCGCAACTGTGACTGAAGCCACTGCTCAGAAGTCATCGGTTGATGATATCTTTGGCGCGGCAGCCACCGGAACTGCCCCTGCTTCGCAGCAGCCTGCCCCTTCTAACCCCCCTCAGACCAAGGGTGGATTCGACGACTTGGATAGTGACTTTGAAGGCCTAGAGGATGCTAAAGAAGGCTCTGCTGATGAGGACTTTGCCAACATTTCTCGCTCCGGACTGGACGACTTTAACCCTGTTTTTGATAGCAGCCCACCCGGAAGCCAGACCAAGACCGAGTCCACTGCGTTCGGCAACGAGAGCTTCGACTTCATCTCTCACAGCTCAACTGGTGCTGCTCAGCCTGCTGTAGGAACCAACCAGCAGAAGGCTCCCGAGGCCCATGACTGGGATGCTATCTTTTCTGGTCTCGACTCCCCCGGCGCAACTGCTGCCCAGCCTGCTTCCACTGAGAAACCAGCAGGTGCTGAGTCCCATCCTGGTCAGCAGGCTCTGAACCGCACTTTGTCAACTGAATCCGAGCATGATGACCCAATCCTGAAGAGCCTTACAAGCATGGGCTATAAGCGACACGAAGCTCTCGATGCTCTTGAGAAATATGATTACGATCTTGACAAGGTTAGTTGA
- a CDS encoding hypothetical protein (EggNog:ENOG41~BUSCO:EOG09260K5F) — protein sequence MDDTPAPKLSELLRHPDDLDKIPALKLEFSRKKGAVDGQLRSGLREQLETTQSGMTGLSDGQKTVQMIKEEMIKIDKLCSESQNMIKDFASINLVSQAHRNFGAVETMRRNLETFNERISRVESMLREDDEDSDNMPNLLPCHYELTQLRNIRDDAMEQIQRAEDDSLEATLVDYFSRLDDTIDWFDEHVGIIALNLINLVVQDNNGLVVRFAVVMEAEESSDQRVLALQEALKDHKEMATRFQSITDGAKKVRGYKEKFIQAIRLSAEQQFEGAKEEFLEDPSKLDKIMKWYFNDLNVVKVGMSHLMPKKWNIVKTYAGVYHQLMHDFLVGMVDGNEASSAHTLEIVGFPEKYYRKMAKIGLKQEELIPHVIDNREAELVRDFRELIIKFLDEWIDRIFAQEKRDLAERNVEGSNLDQDEYGYFRTKNFVALWRMLREQVDTAANSQRADVVEGVIDAMFARLRTRQQSWQAMLEDEAIPYEEGKIPELEGFQALQDWLVATANDQIACIDDNEDENRLAYLSSFRRLVEQHVTPAYLERIESEVNTLRDGYVDFSTWCINRFAQLIFSVDFGTVMPDFFTPRWYSTTAMKQMVVTFEEYVNDYRHVLHHSLVDIFVEIFAEELLVRYLSAVRNKGAKFRRTDPFQDKLFNDISTAFECFSTLPSPDIGASIKETWRVTEHFLRLLTADRDAIVDAYVTFKMAYWDLNLQWVEAVLKSRDDFERSWIGAVKKEAANIDSGRGPETIMSRVK from the coding sequence ATGGACGACACACCTGCTCCCAAGCTCTCAGAGCTGCTACGGCATCCCGACGATCTCGACAAGATACCTGCGCTCAAGTTAGAATTCTCACGCAAAAAGGGCGCCGTAGATGGTCAGCTCCGGAGTGGCCTGCGCGAGCAGCTTGAGACGACACAATCGGGTATGACGGGGCTCAGCGACGGCCAGAAGACGGTCCAGATGATCAAAGaggagatgatcaagatcGACAAGCTGTGCTCGGAGTCACAGAATATGATTAAGGACTTTGCGAGCATCAACCTCGTGTCACAAGCACACCGTAACTTTGGCGCCGTCGAGACCATGCGCCGCAACCTCGAGACCTTCAACGAGCGCATATCGCGTGTCGAGTCGATGCTTcgggaagatgatgaggacagcGACAACATGCCCAATCTGCTACCGTGCCACTACGAACTTACCCAATTGAGAAATATCCGCGACGATGCTATGGAACAAATACAACGCGCAGAGGACGACAGTCTTGAGGCGACGCTGGTGGACTACTTTTCGAGGCTAGACGACACGATTGATTGGTTTGATGAGCATGTCGGCATCATTGCGCTGAATCTCATCAATCTTGTTGTCCAGGATAACAACGGGCTTGTTGTGAGATTCGCAGTGGTGATGGAGGCCGAGGAGTCAAGCGACCAGCGTGTCCTAGCACTGCAGGAAGCTCTTAAAGATCACAAAGAAATGGCAACCCGCTTTCAGAGTATCACAGACGGCGCTAAGAAGGTTCGTGGCTATAAGGAGAAATTCATACAGGCTATTCGACTCAGCGCTGAGCAACAGTTCGAAGGAGCAAAAGAAGAGTTCCTCGAAGATCCGAGCAAGTTGGACAAGATCATGAAGTGGTATTTTAACGATCTAAACGTCGTCAAGGTTGGAATGTCGCACCTTATGCCAAAGAAGTGGAACATCGTAAAGACATACGCTGGCGTATATCACCAGTTGATGCACGATTTCCTGGTCGGTATGGTGGATGGCAACGAGGCTTCGTCAGCACATACCTTGGAAATCGTGGGCTTCCCGGAGAAGTACTACAGAAAGATGGCAAAGATCGGTCTGAAGCAAGAAGAGCTTATACCCCATGTCATCGACAACCGCGAGGCGGAGCTTGTTCGCGACTTTCGtgagctcatcatcaaattCCTTGATGAGTGGATTGACCGAATATTTGCACAAGAGAAGCGCGATCTCGCAGAGCGCAACGTCGAGGGCTCAAACTTGGATCAGGACGAATATGGCTACTTCAGAACCAAGAACTTTGTTGCCCTGTGGCGAATGCTGCGTGAGCAGGTGGACACGGCTGCCAACTCCCAGCGCGCAGATGTTGTCGAGGGTGTAATCGACGCCATGTTTGCCCGTCTACGCACTCGTCAGCAGTCGTGGCAGGCTatgcttgaagatgaggctATCCCCTACGAGGAGGGTAAGATCCCCGAACTCGAGGGCTTCCAGGCTCTTCAGGACTGGCTCGTGGCTACAGCAAACGACCAGATCGCCTGCATCGACGACAATGAGGACGAGAACCGTCTTGCGTACCTCTCAAGCTTCCGTCGGCTCGTCGAGCAGCATGTCACACCCGCGTACCTTGAACGAATCGAGAGTGAAGTTAATACTTTGCGTGACGGTTACGTCGACTTCAGCACATGGTGTATCAACCGCTTCGCTCAGCTTATATTCTCTGTCGATTTTGGTACCGTCATGCCTGATTTCTTTACGCCTCGATGGTACTCAACTACTGCGATGAAGCAGATGGTGGTGACATTCGAGGAGTACGTCAACGACTACCGCCATGTACTGCACCACTCACTGGTCGATATTTTCGTTGAGATCTTTGCTGAGGAGCTACTTGTTCGCTACTTATCTGCTGTGCGCAATAAGGGCGCAAAGTTCCGTCGTACCGATCCATTTCAGGACAAGCTGTTCAACGATATATCCACGGCTTTCGAGTGCTTCAGCACACTCCCTTCGCCTGATATCGGTGCCTCCATCAAGGAGACCTGGCGTGTCACAGAACACTTCTTGCGTCTGTTGACAGCTGATCGCGACGCTATCGTGGACGCTTACGTGACGTTCAAGATGGCTTATTGGGACCTGAATTTGCAGTGGGTTGAGGCTGTACTGAAGTCAAGAGATGACTTTGAGAGGTCTTGGATCGGCGcggtcaagaaggaggctgccAATATTGATAGTGGGCGTGGACCAGAGACTATTATGAGCAGGGTAAAGTAA
- the GTR1_1 gene encoding GTP-binding protein gtr1 (BUSCO:EOG09262H1X), with protein sequence MAPITKETDYLVIGGGSGGLASARMASSKFGVKATIVENKRLGGTCVNVGCVPKKVTYNAAALAEAIHDAKAYGFSVEQTAPFDWSTFKTKRDAYIKRLNGIYERNLNNDKVDYLHGWARLVSKNQAEVTLDDNSKVLVNAKKILVAVGGKPTIPPEIPGAEYGTNSDGFFDISTQPKKVAIVGAGYIAVEFAGMFNALGTETHLFIRHDTFLRNFDPMIQESVTKEYERLGVKLHKRSQASKVEKDSNGKLTITYKDDEGNESVVSDVDNLIWAIGRTPETKGIGLEEAGVKLGEKGHILVDEYQNTAVDNIYALGDVTGEVELTPVAIAAGRRLAHRLFGGPEFANLKLDYSNVPSVVFSHPEVGSIGLTEPQAIEKYGKDNIKVYKTSFTAMYYAMMEPEQKGPTNYKLIVAGPEEKVIGLHIMGLGSGEMLQGFGVAVKMGATKADFDSCVAIHPTSAEELVTLK encoded by the exons ATGGCTCCCATCACCAAGGAGACCGACTACCTCGTCATTGGCGGCGGCAGTGGAGGTCTTGCCTCCGCGCGCATGGCCAGCAGCAAGTTTGGCGTCAAGGCTACTATTGTCGAAAACAAGCGACTAGGTGGAACTTGCGTGAACGTCGG CTGTGTACCAAAAAAGGTCACTTACAATGCTGCCGCCCTCGCCGAAGCCATCCACGACGCAAAGGCCTATGGCTTCTCCGTTGAGCAAACCGCTCCCTTCGACTGGTCCACCTTCAAGACCAAGCGTGACGCCTACATCAAGCGCCTGAACGGCATCTACGAGCGAAACCTTAACAACGATAAGGTAGACTACCTACACGGATGGGCGCGCCTCGTCTCCAAGAACCAGGCTGAGGTCACACTCGACGACAACTCCAAGGTCCtcgtcaacgccaagaagatcCTAGTCGCTGTCGGCGGCAAGCCTACTATTCCCCCTGAGATCCCCGGCGCCGAATACGGAACCAACAGTGATGGCTTTTTCGATATCTCGACCCAGCCCAAGAAGGTTGCTATTGTCGGTGCTGGTTACATCGCCGTCGAGTTTGCTGGCATGTTCAACGCCCTTGGCACGGAGACTCATCTCTTCATCCGCCACGACACTTTCCTCCGAAACTTCGATCCCATGATTCAGGAGAGCGTCACCAAGGAGTATGAGAGACTCGGTGTTAAGCTGCACAAGCGCTCGCAGGCCAGCAAGGTCGAAAAGGATTCCAATGGGAAGCTTACCATCACTTAtaaggatgatgagggcaaCGAGAGTGTTGTCAGCGACGTCGACAACCTGATCTGGGCTATTGGCCGCACTCCTGAGACTAAGGGTATCGGTCTGGAGGAGGCCGGAGTTaagcttggtgagaaggGTCATATCCTCGTCGACGAGTACCAAAACACTGCAGTCGACAACATCTACGCTCTTGGTGACGTTACCGGAGAAGTCGAGCTGACCCCAGTTGCTATCGCAGCTGGTCGCCGGCTCGCACACCGTCTGTTCGGCGGTCCCGAGTTTGCTAACCTCAAACTCGACTACAGCAACGTCCCCTCAGTTGTCTTCTCCCACCCTGAAGTCGGCAGCATCGGTCTCACCGAGCCCCAAGCCATCGAGAAGTATGGCAAGGACAACATCAAGGTCTACAAGACAAGCTTCACAGCCATGTACTATGCCATGATGGAGCCTGAGCAGAAGGGACCTACAAACTACAAGCTGATTGTTGCTGGACCTGAGGAGAAAGTGATCGGCCTTCACATTATGGGACTGGGTAGTGGTGAGATGCTGCAGGGCTTTGGTGTTGCAGTCAAGATGGGTGCCACAAAGGCCGATTTTGATAGCTGTGTTGCTATTCATCCCACCAGCGCTGAGGAGCTTGTTACTTTGAAATAG
- a CDS encoding hypothetical protein (EggNog:ENOG41), whose amino-acid sequence MALSNRAHEAEEACKGMALWEVITNLYDQETNPEGIVSLGVAENTLMHDVLRKHIHDNLALTNPAFTYGDGTTGTNRAKQAVSRFLNKHLKPFRDIDPAHISMTNGCSAAIEHLSWAVANPGDGILLGQPYYGTFIPDLTYRFGAKLLPVAFGDVDPLCEEAVTKYEEVILDSQAKGIKVAGLVISHPHNPLGRCYSRQALIAFMKLCQKYKVHFVSDEIYALSVWPNTVDQHPPPIPFESALSIDTTGIIDPERLHVLWGMSKDFGANGIRVGAIISQANPSLHAAIVAVGLYSSVSSISDHITANVLEDDAFVDSYLAENQRKLSTQYARVVAWAVKNNIDYAPGVNAAFFLWVDLGKVYEARHLKIETDDITDLVMDKLIERRVFLASGKAFGSEKPGWFRIVFSHPDEYLDLGLQRVMEALQ is encoded by the coding sequence ATGGCACTCTCAAACCGCGCTCACGAAGCCGAAGAGGCCTGCAAGGGGATGGCTTTGTGGGAAGTCATCACCAATCTCTACGATCAGGAGACCAATCCTGAGGGTATTGTGAGTCTTGGGGTGGCTGAGAATACACTCATGCACGATGTCTTACGAAAACACATTCATGAtaacttggccttgaccaaCCCTGCTTTCACTTATGGAGATGGTACCACGGGTACGAACAGAGCCAAACAGGCCGTTTCTAGGTTCTTGAACAAGCATCTGAAGCCTTTCCGCGATATTGACCCAGCACATATTTCCATGACCAATGGATGTAGCGCTGCCATTGAGCATTTGTCGTGGGCAGTTGCGAACCCTGGTGATGGGATATTGCTAGGCCAGCCCTACTATGGTACCTTTATACCAGATCTTACATATCGTTTTGgagccaagcttcttccagtTGCATTTGGTGACGTCGATCCTCTCTGTGAAGAGGCAGTGACCAAGTACGAGGAAGTCATTCTGGATTCTCAAGCCAAGGGGATCAAGGTTGCCGGTCTAGTTATCAGTCACCCACATAACCCCTTGGGACGTTGTTATTCCCGTCAAGCTCTCATTGCCTTCATGAAGCTGTGTCAGAAGTACAAGGTTCACTTTGTCAGCGATGAGATCTACGCCCTCTCAGTCTGGCCGAACACTGTTGATCAACACCCTCCTCCTATTCCTTTCGAATCTGCTCTTTCCATCGACACTACGGGCATCATTGACCCTGAGAGGCTGCACGTTCTATGGGGCATGTCCAAGGACTTTGGTGCCAATGGTATCCGAGTCGGGGCCATTATATCTCAGGCCAACCCATCCCTCCACGCTGCTATCGTTGCTGTTGGTCTGTACAGCTCTGTATCTTCCATCTCCGACCACATCACTGCCAACGTTTTGGAGGACGACGCCTTTGTCGATTCATACTTGGCCGAGAACCAAAGAAAGCTATCAACTCAATACGCCCGAGTCGTTGCTTGGGCAGTCAAGAACAATATCGATTACGCTCCCGGTGTAAACGCTGCTTTCTTCTTATGGGTTGATCTCGGCAAGGTTTACGAGGCACGGCACCTAAAGATTGAGACTGACGATATCACGGATCTTGTCATGGACAAATTGATTGAAAGGAGAGTCTTTCTGGCCTCGGGTAAAGCCTTTGGTTCCGAGAAGCCAGGCTGGTTCAGAATTGTATTTTCCCACCCAGATGAGTACCTTGATCTCGGTCTCCAGCGAGTGATGGAAGCATTGCAATAG